One region of Limnospira fusiformis SAG 85.79 genomic DNA includes:
- a CDS encoding NAD(P)/FAD-dependent oxidoreductase, with product MTRVVIVGCGIIGAAIAYELSLVSGLTVTVVDRHPPATQSTAAALGVLMGVISHKTKGRAWALRRDSMARYETLIPELEACNGYAIPFNRQGILMLGFEGENWHRWQELATIRREQGFHLELMDQPTVRSHYPQIDCSRVTGAIYSPSDRQVNPTTITKALVEAAQKNGATFNFGVNVEGWEITQLGHGQKLCQRLNTDSGSLPADWVVVAAGLGTTPLLQSQSLPSGLTIKPVLGQALKFRFREPLGGNHPQPVITGDDVHIVPLGGSEYWVGATVEFPDPSGEVQPQLQQVDFLLERAIAICPALAQGEIIHQWHGLRPRPEGRPAPVIGPLAGFGNVLLATGHYRNGVLLAPATALEIRQMINGGI from the coding sequence ATGACTAGGGTTGTGATTGTCGGGTGTGGCATTATCGGGGCGGCGATCGCCTATGAACTTAGTCTGGTGTCCGGGTTAACCGTCACCGTGGTAGATCGTCATCCACCCGCTACCCAGTCAACCGCCGCCGCTTTGGGGGTATTAATGGGGGTCATCAGTCACAAAACCAAGGGGCGGGCTTGGGCTTTACGGCGCGACAGTATGGCTCGCTATGAAACCCTAATTCCTGAATTGGAAGCCTGTAATGGGTATGCCATTCCTTTTAACCGCCAAGGGATTTTGATGTTAGGGTTTGAGGGGGAAAATTGGCATCGTTGGCAGGAATTAGCTACTATCCGCCGTGAACAAGGTTTTCATCTGGAGTTAATGGATCAGCCAACTGTGCGATCGCATTATCCCCAGATTGATTGTTCGCGAGTCACAGGGGCTATATATTCCCCAAGCGATCGTCAAGTTAACCCCACAACCATAACTAAGGCTTTGGTCGAAGCCGCCCAAAAAAATGGGGCTACATTTAACTTTGGTGTTAATGTCGAGGGCTGGGAAATTACCCAGTTGGGTCATGGTCAGAAACTCTGTCAGCGCCTAAATACTGACTCTGGAAGCCTTCCGGCTGACTGGGTGGTGGTGGCGGCGGGTTTGGGGACTACACCCCTACTTCAGAGCCAATCTTTGCCCTCTGGGTTAACCATTAAACCCGTCCTCGGACAAGCCCTCAAGTTCCGCTTTCGTGAACCTTTGGGGGGTAATCATCCCCAACCTGTGATTACAGGAGATGATGTGCATATTGTACCTTTGGGGGGTTCTGAATATTGGGTGGGTGCAACCGTGGAATTTCCAGACCCCAGCGGGGAAGTCCAACCGCAACTACAACAAGTTGATTTTCTTCTGGAAAGGGCGATCGCTATTTGTCCCGCCCTCGCCCAAGGGGAAATTATCCACCAATGGCATGGGCTAAGGCCCCGTCCCGAAGGTAGACCCGCCCCCGTTATCGGTCCTTTGGCGGGTTTTGGTAATGTCCTACTCGCTACGGGACACTACCGCAACGGCGTGTTATTAGCCCCAGCAACTGCTTTAGAAATACGTCAGATGATTAATGGTGGCATTTAG
- a CDS encoding DUF3177 family protein: MDYRLAVIFTIILPLILLIWALVKKLEAITHLLIIYWRVASLLMITLYLMIAAIPIGFICAIASRILIPISLWFWVDLNEEIEDMQPSPLKLTLTSWRWAITVYNAIGALIFLPSLRCAFLGAEDLLADPGCRIWLDPPWMYKEIFHPGWNPPFLGFLAIVGLLIYVGCFAYFVVIRLGRQGRSATGN; encoded by the coding sequence ATGGATTACAGACTCGCGGTTATATTTACGATTATCCTTCCCCTAATTTTACTGATTTGGGCTCTCGTCAAAAAGCTGGAAGCTATTACTCACCTGTTGATTATCTATTGGCGGGTCGCTAGTCTGTTGATGATTACCCTTTATCTGATGATCGCCGCTATCCCCATAGGTTTTATTTGTGCGATCGCTTCTCGTATCCTCATTCCAATTAGTTTATGGTTTTGGGTCGATCTCAATGAGGAAATCGAGGATATGCAGCCTTCCCCCTTAAAATTGACCCTCACCAGTTGGCGATGGGCTATTACTGTTTATAATGCGATCGGGGCCTTGATTTTTCTCCCTTCCCTCCGATGTGCTTTTTTAGGCGCTGAGGATTTATTGGCTGACCCCGGCTGTAGAATTTGGCTTGACCCCCCTTGGATGTATAAAGAGATTTTTCATCCCGGTTGGAATCCCCCATTTTTGGGCTTTTTGGCAATTGTCGGCCTCTTAATTTATGTCGGATGTTTTGCCTATTTTGTTGTCATTCGTCTCGGAAGACAGGGACGTTCTGCTACCGGAAATTAA
- the urtD gene encoding urea ABC transporter ATP-binding protein UrtD — MNILEIENVTVNFDGFKALNNLNFSMKAGELRVIIGPNGAGKTTFLDTITGKVQPTEGQVKFKGRNLRNIPEYKIARLGIGRKFQTPRVYLNLTVAENLDLVVNQNKNVFTTLFRRPISGEKRTMAGLLETVGLAAKGDLKAEFLAHGEKQRLEIGMLVAQSPDLLLVDEPVAGLTDEETENVGNLLLALAESHSIIVIEHDMEFVRQIARQVTVLHQGSVLCEGNMEQVQNDPRVIEVYLGKEE, encoded by the coding sequence ATGAACATCTTAGAAATCGAAAATGTTACCGTCAATTTTGATGGCTTTAAAGCCCTCAATAACCTTAACTTTAGCATGAAAGCTGGGGAATTGCGGGTAATTATCGGCCCTAATGGTGCGGGAAAAACCACCTTTTTAGATACCATCACCGGAAAAGTTCAACCCACCGAAGGACAAGTTAAATTTAAGGGGCGGAATTTACGAAATATCCCCGAATATAAAATCGCCCGGCTAGGAATTGGTCGCAAGTTTCAGACTCCCAGAGTTTATCTAAATTTGACGGTAGCCGAAAATTTGGATCTGGTGGTTAATCAAAATAAAAATGTGTTTACCACCCTATTTCGTCGCCCTATTTCTGGGGAAAAACGAACGATGGCGGGACTGTTGGAAACGGTGGGTTTAGCAGCCAAAGGAGATTTAAAAGCGGAATTTTTAGCCCACGGTGAAAAGCAGCGCCTAGAAATTGGTATGCTAGTCGCCCAGTCCCCCGATTTATTATTAGTTGATGAACCGGTGGCGGGACTAACTGATGAGGAAACGGAAAACGTCGGTAATTTATTGTTAGCCTTAGCGGAAAGCCACTCAATTATTGTGATTGAACATGATATGGAATTTGTCCGACAAATAGCGCGTCAGGTGACAGTATTACATCAAGGTTCGGTTTTGTGTGAGGGAAATATGGAACAGGTGCAAAATGACCCCAGAGTGATTGAGGTTTATTTAGGAAAAGAGGAGTAA
- a CDS encoding SDR family NAD(P)-dependent oxidoreductase, which produces MQIKKALVTGASFGIGETFARQIAAQKGDLVLVARSQDKLENLAGELQSQYGVKVQVISQDLTEANAGQVIFDQVAGGPETVDLLVNNAGFGDYGPLDERSLTKQLAMVQLNVTVLVELTYLFLGVMKARRFGAIVNVSSIAGYQALPYMSVYSATKAFVVNFSQAIWAENQDTGVRILCLCPGPTESNFFENAEFPQSMKSSGNNYASAAEVVKETLSSLDKKDSTLVTGGISNQIIVNLPRLMPRDIIASLVEKQFRPKG; this is translated from the coding sequence ATGCAAATCAAAAAAGCGTTAGTAACAGGGGCTTCATTCGGTATTGGTGAAACCTTTGCTAGACAAATAGCAGCCCAAAAGGGCGATCTGGTTTTGGTAGCCCGATCGCAAGATAAACTGGAAAACTTAGCCGGGGAGTTACAATCCCAATATGGGGTAAAAGTCCAGGTAATCAGCCAAGACCTCACCGAAGCCAACGCCGGACAGGTAATCTTTGACCAGGTGGCGGGGGGACCTGAGACGGTGGATCTGCTGGTGAATAATGCCGGGTTTGGGGACTATGGACCTTTGGATGAGCGATCGCTCACTAAACAATTGGCAATGGTGCAACTCAATGTTACCGTCCTGGTAGAGTTGACCTATCTATTCCTGGGGGTGATGAAAGCCCGCCGCTTTGGGGCGATCGTCAATGTATCATCGATCGCCGGATATCAAGCCCTACCCTATATGTCTGTATACTCTGCCACTAAAGCCTTTGTGGTCAACTTTAGTCAGGCTATATGGGCAGAAAATCAGGATACAGGGGTGCGGATTTTATGCCTTTGTCCTGGCCCGACAGAATCGAATTTTTTTGAAAATGCCGAATTTCCCCAGTCCATGAAAAGCTCTGGTAACAATTATGCCAGCGCCGCCGAAGTGGTGAAGGAAACCCTCTCTAGCTTAGACAAAAAAGACTCTACCCTGGTGACCGGAGGCATCTCTAATCAGATTATTGTCAACTTACCTCGGTTAATGCCCAGAGATATCATAGCCAGTTTGGTAGAAAAGCAATTCCGACCCAAAGGGTAG
- the psbQ gene encoding photosystem II protein PsbQ has product MKRYRSILACVLAFVTAFVVGCSSPVAVEPPSYSSIQLEKIQEYKSNIAAIRDRSTTELAGYIQKGDWINIDNFAHGPFGTVLQEMNYVVRNLLPNEQPEARKLSREVFEHLQDMSEAAAKADRQQAAISYQEALKDLDLFLSKFPQV; this is encoded by the coding sequence ATGAAGCGTTATCGTTCAATTTTGGCTTGTGTTTTGGCATTTGTAACCGCCTTCGTGGTGGGTTGCAGTTCTCCTGTGGCGGTGGAACCTCCCAGCTATAGCAGTATTCAGCTTGAAAAAATCCAGGAGTATAAGTCTAATATCGCGGCTATACGCGATCGCTCCACCACAGAACTGGCAGGTTATATCCAAAAGGGTGACTGGATCAATATCGATAATTTTGCTCACGGTCCCTTTGGTACTGTACTTCAGGAAATGAACTATGTAGTTCGCAACCTACTTCCCAATGAACAACCAGAAGCCCGCAAGTTGTCCCGCGAGGTGTTTGAGCATTTACAGGATATGAGTGAGGCGGCGGCTAAAGCCGATCGCCAACAGGCTGCTATCAGCTATCAGGAAGCCCTGAAAGACCTGGATTTGTTTTTGAGCAAATTTCCCCAAGTTTAG
- a CDS encoding Calvin cycle protein CP12: protein MNNEINEAIEQGREEARNICDIQGGTSPECAAAWDAVEELQAAAAHKKQKPQKSSFEVYCDNNPEAAECRLYDD, encoded by the coding sequence ATGAACAACGAAATTAACGAAGCCATCGAACAAGGACGGGAAGAAGCCCGTAACATCTGTGATATCCAAGGCGGAACCTCCCCAGAGTGTGCCGCGGCTTGGGATGCTGTAGAAGAACTTCAGGCGGCGGCTGCTCATAAAAAGCAAAAACCCCAGAAAAGCTCTTTTGAGGTTTATTGTGACAATAACCCAGAAGCCGCAGAGTGCCGGCTTTACGACGATTAA
- the urtE gene encoding urea ABC transporter ATP-binding subunit UrtE, which yields MTSTQADIQPHIIPSNLMLQVSGVNVYYGESHILRDVDLSVPVGEMVCLIGRNGVGKTTLLKTIMGLLKPRTGQVKFADVPITQIPTHKRAKLGIGYVPQGREIIPRVTVQENLLLGLEASGEVGRGKREIPEDIFDLFPVLKTMLSRMGGDLSGGQQQQLAIARALMGKPRLLVLDEPTEGIQPSIILEIEAAVRRIIETRGISVLLVEQHLHFVRQADRYYAMQKGGIVASGLTEDLSAELIKEFLAV from the coding sequence ATGACATCAACTCAAGCGGATATCCAACCCCATATTATCCCATCAAACCTAATGTTACAGGTTTCTGGTGTGAATGTTTATTACGGAGAAAGCCACATTTTACGCGATGTTGATTTAAGTGTTCCGGTCGGGGAGATGGTTTGTCTAATTGGTCGTAATGGTGTGGGAAAAACTACCTTATTAAAAACCATCATGGGACTACTCAAACCCCGCACCGGACAGGTAAAATTTGCCGATGTTCCCATTACCCAAATTCCCACCCACAAACGGGCTAAATTAGGCATTGGTTATGTTCCCCAAGGGCGAGAAATTATCCCCCGCGTCACGGTGCAGGAAAATCTCCTGTTAGGCTTAGAAGCCTCTGGGGAAGTCGGGAGAGGTAAAAGAGAAATACCAGAGGATATTTTTGATTTATTCCCAGTGTTAAAAACTATGCTGTCTCGTATGGGGGGAGACCTTAGCGGTGGTCAGCAGCAACAGTTAGCGATCGCCAGGGCGTTAATGGGAAAGCCACGTCTATTAGTCTTAGATGAACCCACAGAGGGCATTCAACCTTCAATTATCCTAGAAATTGAAGCAGCGGTGCGGCGGATTATTGAAACTAGGGGAATTTCTGTGCTATTGGTGGAACAGCATTTACACTTTGTCCGCCAAGCCGATCGCTATTATGCCATGCAAAAAGGCGGAATAGTTGCCTCTGGCTTAACCGAAGATCTCAGCGCGGAACTAATTAAAGAGTTTTTGGCGGTCTAA
- the urtC gene encoding urea ABC transporter permease subunit UrtC: protein MNQEIGRVAQQKQKQQQRLIEIGVIIAIAIILGVIMPLALPAFRLKLLGRFLSLSIVALGIDLIWGYTGLLSLGHGIFFSLGGYALAMYLQLQLPEGRIPDFFMLYGVEQLPWFWEPFYSFPFTLVAIFLIPGIVAAILGYLVFRNRIKGVYFSILTQAALLVFFHLFNGQQKYINGSNGLKTDTTMIFGTQAGSPAAQLVFYELSILLIILIYLLCRWLTSGRFGRLLVAIRDDENRVRFSGYDPTGFKVLVFAISGAIAGIAGALYTVQSGIITPSFMEVAFSIEMVIWVAVGGRATLVGAILGTVLVRLGQTFLSEQFPQVWLFFQGALFLIVVTVLPSGIVGWLRTDGWEYMRSLLGFRQPIMTYPQLEEDPELQLEREELES, encoded by the coding sequence ATGAATCAGGAAATCGGTAGGGTCGCCCAACAAAAACAGAAGCAACAACAGCGACTCATTGAAATTGGGGTAATAATAGCGATCGCTATTATTTTGGGTGTGATAATGCCTTTAGCTTTGCCAGCCTTTAGATTAAAGCTATTGGGGCGTTTCTTATCCCTATCTATTGTCGCCCTCGGTATTGATTTAATCTGGGGATATACAGGGCTGCTAAGTTTAGGACATGGCATCTTTTTTAGCCTGGGAGGATACGCCCTGGCTATGTATTTACAGTTACAGCTTCCCGAAGGTCGAATCCCCGACTTTTTTATGCTCTATGGAGTTGAACAACTCCCCTGGTTTTGGGAGCCATTTTATTCGTTTCCGTTTACCCTAGTTGCCATCTTTTTGATTCCCGGTATCGTGGCGGCAATATTGGGATATTTGGTATTTCGTAACCGCATTAAAGGGGTTTACTTTTCCATCCTCACCCAGGCAGCTTTGCTGGTATTTTTTCATCTGTTTAACGGTCAACAAAAATATATCAACGGAAGCAATGGACTCAAAACAGATACCACTATGATTTTTGGGACTCAGGCGGGTTCCCCCGCCGCCCAACTGGTATTTTATGAATTGTCTATTCTGTTGATTATTTTAATTTATTTACTGTGTCGGTGGCTGACCAGTGGGAGGTTTGGGCGTTTATTGGTAGCCATTCGAGATGATGAAAATCGGGTGAGATTTTCCGGCTATGACCCCACGGGGTTTAAGGTTTTGGTCTTTGCTATTTCTGGGGCGATCGCCGGAATTGCTGGGGCATTATATACTGTTCAAAGTGGTATTATCACCCCTAGTTTTATGGAGGTAGCCTTTTCTATTGAAATGGTGATTTGGGTCGCCGTTGGTGGTAGGGCGACTCTGGTGGGGGCGATTTTGGGAACTGTCTTAGTTCGCCTCGGTCAAACCTTCCTCAGTGAACAATTCCCCCAAGTTTGGCTGTTTTTTCAAGGCGCATTATTCTTAATTGTGGTGACAGTTCTCCCTAGTGGTATAGTGGGATGGTTACGGACAGATGGTTGGGAATATATGCGATCGCTATTAGGTTTCCGACAGCCCATAATGACCTACCCTCAACTAGAAGAAGACCCAGAATTGCAACTAGAACGCGAAGAACTTGAGAGTTAA
- a CDS encoding FIST signal transduction protein, translated as MEWVSAISTRPSLEAAVTEVVKQCQESLKSSPDLGLVFISSAFSSDYPRLMPLLAEQLSVRVLIGCTGGGIVGMQTETQVKEIEGKPALGLCLAHLPGVDICPFHLNTNDLPDLDNPPEDWVELIGVHPQNDPQFILLIDPFYGKINDLLQGLDYAYPASPKVGGLASSGMMGRATAVFCNGEMYSAEAVGVALTGNIVLETIVAQGCRPIGEPYRVSEGERNIILTVEKCSETDGLNINDRREVAPLEALQELIAELGEDDRKLAQNSLFVGVARDEFKAKLESGDFLIRNLMGVDPRVGAMAIGDRVRPGQRIQFHLRDSRTSAEDLKGLLSGHQKLTETTAPVATEGALIFSCLGRGENLYGQPDFDSNLFREYFKIPLTGFFCNGEIGPVGNATFLHGYTCVFGILRQP; from the coding sequence ATGGAGTGGGTCAGCGCGATTTCCACTCGTCCATCGTTAGAAGCAGCAGTGACGGAGGTAGTTAAACAATGTCAAGAATCGCTGAAATCTTCGCCAGATCTAGGTTTGGTGTTTATCTCTTCGGCGTTTAGCAGTGATTATCCCAGACTCATGCCATTATTAGCGGAACAGCTTTCGGTGCGGGTGCTAATTGGCTGTACAGGTGGCGGTATAGTTGGTATGCAGACGGAAACACAGGTCAAAGAAATCGAGGGTAAACCCGCATTAGGCTTATGTTTAGCCCATCTTCCGGGGGTTGATATTTGTCCGTTTCATCTAAATACCAATGATCTACCTGATTTAGATAACCCCCCAGAGGACTGGGTAGAATTAATTGGGGTTCATCCCCAAAATGACCCTCAATTTATTTTGTTGATTGACCCGTTTTATGGGAAGATTAATGATCTACTCCAAGGGTTAGATTATGCCTATCCAGCATCGCCGAAAGTGGGAGGATTAGCTAGTTCTGGGATGATGGGTCGGGCGACGGCTGTATTTTGTAACGGCGAGATGTACTCTGCTGAAGCTGTGGGAGTGGCCTTAACGGGAAATATTGTCTTGGAAACTATTGTCGCCCAGGGATGTCGTCCCATTGGGGAGCCTTATCGGGTGAGTGAAGGGGAAAGAAATATTATCTTGACGGTGGAGAAATGTTCGGAAACTGATGGTCTGAATATTAACGATCGCCGTGAAGTTGCGCCTTTAGAAGCACTACAGGAATTGATAGCGGAATTGGGGGAAGATGACCGCAAACTGGCTCAAAATTCGTTATTTGTGGGTGTGGCGCGCGATGAGTTTAAAGCTAAATTAGAATCGGGGGATTTTTTAATTCGTAATTTGATGGGAGTTGACCCCAGAGTGGGGGCTATGGCTATAGGCGATCGCGTTAGACCAGGACAACGCATTCAGTTTCATTTGCGCGATAGTCGCACTTCTGCGGAAGACTTGAAAGGCTTGCTAAGTGGTCACCAGAAGCTGACAGAAACGACGGCACCAGTGGCCACGGAAGGGGCGCTGATATTTTCCTGTTTGGGACGGGGAGAAAATCTTTATGGTCAGCCAGATTTTGACTCGAATCTGTTTCGGGAGTATTTTAAAATACCCCTAACGGGATTTTTCTGTAATGGTGAAATCGGACCCGTGGGAAATGCTACATTTTTGCATGGGTATACTTGTGTGTTTGGCATTCTGCGTCAACCGTAA
- a CDS encoding DUF7734 family protein encodes MQDTLENYTKKHPGEVLLVRVSVDGELDEIAIFKGFSSSLMRPTAFDPDIPVLPDHAEILEIDRLVSPYDPANPKYIQRGLTWDTMQSLL; translated from the coding sequence ATGCAAGATACCTTGGAAAATTACACCAAAAAACATCCTGGGGAAGTTTTGCTCGTGCGGGTCTCCGTTGACGGCGAATTAGATGAGATTGCCATTTTTAAGGGTTTTTCTAGTTCTCTCATGCGACCTACTGCTTTTGACCCGGATATTCCCGTTTTACCTGACCATGCCGAAATTTTGGAGATAGATCGCCTCGTCAGTCCCTATGACCCCGCCAACCCTAAATATATTCAACGAGGATTGACTTGGGATACAATGCAAAGCCTACTCTAA